In the Kineococcus rhizosphaerae genome, one interval contains:
- a CDS encoding ABC transporter ATP-binding protein, which translates to MTGTFLDGVRTLARGIREEPRPFRTALVGSVVYGVGNAVSGFLVGRVTTDVVVPALDGSGTVGPRDVWLAGATLTAVTVVLVGGVLLRRIFGGAFTFALQARYRRALARRYLDLPLAWHHAHPAGRLLATAGSDVEAMWQATMVLPFALGTAILIVFAGIAMAAADPVLAAVGLLVVPALVIANVVYQRRMSPLVVAVQQLRGEVSSTAHESFEGALVVKTLGLADEEVSRFRVDAERLRDANVAAGRTRGAFDPLIEALPSLGTLLVLVVGTVRVASGHTGVGDLVQVAYLLGLLAFPVRSFGWLLADLPRTVAGDARVQAVLREDATTPWGTQPVAAGGPLGVATNGLSYRHPAPALDPLTDDGREHPAPQPVLSDVTLDVTAGTTVAVVGGTGAGKSTLAGLLVRLVDPSTGDVLLDGVDVRRLAEGQIAGAASLVPQSTFVFDDTIRGNIALGLEVSDDEVWRALELAQADGFVRSLPSGLDELVGERGSTLSGGQRQRLALARALVRHPRLLVLDDATSALDPAVERAVLDGLERSGTGTTVVVVAYRPATIALADEVVHLDHGRVVDRGPADEVAARDEGYRDLVTAYARAAADRAAEEGAA; encoded by the coding sequence GTGACAGGAACGTTCCTCGACGGCGTGCGAACCCTGGCCCGAGGCATCCGGGAAGAACCCCGCCCCTTCCGCACCGCCCTCGTCGGTTCGGTCGTCTACGGCGTCGGGAACGCCGTGTCCGGGTTCCTCGTGGGGCGGGTGACGACCGACGTCGTGGTCCCGGCCCTCGACGGTTCGGGGACGGTCGGTCCCCGCGACGTCTGGCTCGCCGGCGCGACGCTCACCGCCGTGACCGTGGTCCTCGTCGGCGGCGTCCTGCTGCGCCGGATCTTCGGCGGTGCGTTCACGTTCGCCCTGCAGGCGCGGTACCGCCGCGCCCTCGCGCGCCGCTACCTCGACCTGCCGCTGGCCTGGCACCACGCGCACCCCGCCGGCCGGCTGCTGGCCACGGCGGGTTCGGACGTGGAGGCGATGTGGCAGGCGACGATGGTCCTGCCCTTCGCCCTCGGCACCGCGATCCTCATCGTCTTCGCCGGGATCGCCATGGCCGCGGCCGACCCGGTCCTGGCGGCCGTGGGCCTCCTCGTCGTGCCCGCGCTGGTGATCGCGAACGTCGTCTACCAGCGGCGCATGTCGCCCCTCGTCGTGGCCGTCCAGCAATTGCGCGGGGAGGTGTCCTCGACCGCCCACGAGAGCTTCGAGGGCGCCCTCGTCGTCAAGACCCTTGGCCTGGCCGACGAGGAGGTCAGCCGGTTCCGCGTCGACGCCGAACGACTGCGCGACGCCAACGTGGCGGCGGGCCGGACCCGGGGCGCGTTCGACCCGCTCATCGAGGCGCTGCCCTCCCTGGGCACCCTGCTGGTCCTCGTGGTCGGCACGGTCCGCGTGGCGTCCGGGCACACGGGCGTCGGCGACCTCGTCCAGGTGGCCTACCTGCTGGGCCTGCTGGCGTTCCCCGTGCGCTCCTTCGGCTGGCTGCTCGCCGACCTGCCGCGCACCGTCGCCGGCGACGCCCGCGTCCAGGCGGTGCTGCGCGAGGACGCGACGACGCCCTGGGGCACGCAGCCCGTCGCCGCCGGCGGCCCGCTGGGCGTCGCGACGAACGGCCTGTCCTACCGCCACCCCGCCCCCGCGCTCGACCCCCTCACCGACGACGGACGCGAGCACCCCGCCCCGCAGCCGGTGCTGTCCGACGTGACCCTGGACGTCACCGCCGGCACGACCGTCGCCGTCGTCGGCGGGACGGGAGCGGGCAAGTCGACGCTCGCCGGTCTGCTGGTGCGCCTGGTCGACCCCTCCACGGGCGACGTGCTCCTCGACGGCGTCGACGTCCGCCGGCTCGCCGAGGGGCAGATCGCGGGCGCGGCCTCGCTCGTCCCGCAGTCGACGTTCGTGTTCGACGACACGATCCGCGGCAACATCGCCCTCGGCCTCGAGGTGTCCGACGACGAGGTGTGGCGGGCGCTGGAACTCGCCCAGGCCGACGGGTTCGTCCGGTCCCTGCCCTCGGGCCTGGACGAACTGGTCGGGGAGCGCGGCTCGACGCTGTCCGGTGGGCAGCGCCAGCGGCTCGCCCTGGCCCGCGCCCTGGTGCGGCACCCCCGCCTGCTCGTCCTCGACGACGCCACCAGCGCCCTCGACCCCGCGGTGGAACGCGCCGTGCTCGACGGCCTGGAACGTTCCGGCACGGGGACGACGGTCGTCGTCGTCGCCTACCGCCCCGCGACGATCGCCCTCGCCGACGAAGTGGTCCACCTCGACCACGGACGGGTCGTGGACCGGGGTCCCGCCGACGAGGTCGCCGCCCGCGACGAGGGGTACCGCGACCTCGTCACCGCCTACGCCCGCGCCGCCGCGGACCGAGCCGCCGAGGAGGGCGCCGCGTGA